From the genome of Polycladomyces zharkentensis:
ATATACTGGACCGGTTTGAAAAAGCCATCGGGGTCTTGAACCCTTCTCTCCCGAATGCATGTCCGTTTTTCGATGATGTCCGAACGGAACGAATCCAATATGCCTATCTTACGTATGAGTTTTCCGTTCCGGGTGATCATCCTGCAGCGCATAATTTGGTCGTTGGCAATCTGATTGTCTATCCATTCAGACCGGGTGCCTACAATCTCTTTCGGATCGTGAACACGGAAGAAGATCATTCCGAAGAGCGATATATTAAGCGGATTACGTGCGAAAATGCCGCCGTCGGAGACCTGATCAGCAACATCATCCTGCCGACCAAGTTGTCCAGCTACACGCTTCCACAGGCCATTTCATATTTGCTCCAAGGCACCAACTGGCAGGCGGGTGAGGTGGAGCTCGCCGGGACCCAGGATATCGTTTTCGATGATGTGGCCACCTCACTGGATGCACTTCACCAGGTAATGGACAAATTCGGAGCGGAAATCGAGTTTGTTGTGCAGTTTAACGGTTTGAAGGTGACCAACCGGCTTGTTCATGCCAGACTCCAACGTGGTCGGCAATTGGACAAGCCGTTTGTTTATGGGTTGAATCTCAAGGGAGCCAAGCGGAAGGAAGATTATACCCAACTGGTCACGGCACTCTATGGGATCGGGTCCAAAGATTCCGCCGGTAACCTGCTCACCTTTGACACCTACAACCCGACACTTTCTTATCCGTATGAGAAACCGGCAGGGGCCAAATGGGTCGGTGATCAGGATGCACTTCAGCGGTGGTCGAAGAACGGAAAGCACATCTTCGGCATCTACAAGGACGACAAAGCGACCAACGCGGTAGAGCTGTTCAACAATACGTTAGCGGAATTAATGCGGCGGACCCGGCCACAACTCACTTATGAAGTGGATATCGCGTTGCTCCCCGACGACGATATCCGGTTGTATGACACGATTCTGGTGAAGGATACCACCTTTGAGCCTGAGATGGTGCTGGAGGCTCGGATTGTTGAGGTGAAAGAGTCTCTTACCGATCCGAGTAAGAACCAAGTCACATTGGGGGACTATCAGCCGATCCAAATCACCCCGAATGATACGATCAAAGAGATTCAAAAGCAACTCAGAGATACATTGGATACGGCCAAGAGAGCGGCGGGAACGGGGGCACATGTCATTGCCAACACACCGAAACCGCTGGCCAATGGTGACTACGCGAACTTCAACCATTCCCTGACCATTCAGGTGACAGAGAATGTCCATTTGGGTTATGTCAGCGTTTTTTGCGACACGGCGGGACAGTCAGGAACGGTGGAACTGCGTGATGGTAGCGGAAATGCTATTGAGAAGCGTCAGTTCACAAACCTTGTTGCCGGCGAAAACCGTTTGAAGCTCGATTTCCTGTTACGTCAGGAAGTGGGTACCTATCAGTTGTATGGTGATTTCTCTGGCAACACTTACCGGACTACGAGCGGAGTTTCATTCCCGTATGATTCCGGTTCCTTTAAGGTCGTGGGTTCGAGCTCAACGTCGGGTTACTGGTATCACTTCTATGACATTTCGGTTGGTGGTCCCGGCGTCAAAGGAGCTTATGGCCAGGAACTGCGTCTTGGGGATATCGGTAGCCGATACGGAAAGGTTGTAGCCTATGATTCCAACGGCGAAACGATTGCCATCATCGACGATACCCAGGTGACGTTTGGCACGGTTGTGGCTGAAAGCGTCCAGGCTCCGAACGTCGTGACCACTGGGATTCCGGCAGGAACTACTATTACTTATTATGTGAACGCAAATACGGGAAGCGACGACAATGATGGGAGTAGCAGCGCACCGTTGGCTTCCGTGTATGCCGTCATTAATCGACTACCACGTGTATTTGACGGCACAGTGAAAATCTACCTGCAATCCGACATCTACGAGGACATTATTCTGTCAGGGTTCATCGGCAGCGGCAAGATCGTCATCGTGATGAATGGATACACGATGACGGGAAGTTTTATATGCAAATCCGTCAAGATGCGGGTGGAACTATACGGTGGTACGGAATACACTTCGTATCTATATGGGCGGATCAACGCAAAGGCCAGCGAAAACATCGGCGTGATTCAGATATTTGAAAGTGATTATTTCTACGGAAGCTACCTTAAGGTATACGGCAACAGTAACTGTACGGGCGTCGTCACCACTTACGACAACAGTTTCGCCTATTACGCCAATTGTGAGTTCTACAATGCGAACAGTGCTTGTGTTTACTCTGGGTACGGTGCTACGACTATGCTCAAATCCTGCGTCGGAAGTGGCGCGACTTACGGGGTGATGGCGGACTATGCGGGATATATTGGCTGGAGCACCCTGATCCCAGATGGTGCGGGAAATCCAATCCGTGCTGTTAACGGTGGGATGGTGAACCCCTCATCTGTCGGACAGGGTCAGAGCGGTTCGGGAACAGGGGGCTCGACGCCAACAGCACCGTCTGTTTATACATGGGATTCTACAAGCGGTGACTCGTGGCGCACCGTTTACAACTCGTGGCGGGGAGATGGAACAGTCCGCCAGGGCGACTGGCAAGGCTATGGTTTGCACACCGGCATCTGGCTGTTTTCGTCTGGGCTGTCTAGTACCGTTACAGGCAAGACAATTAAACGGATTCGTGTATATCTGAAGCGGCTAAGAGGCGGGAACGACAAAGTAACCGTCACGCTTCGGATGCACAGCTACATGTCTAAGCCAGCGGGACAACCGTCTGTACTATCGCCGACATACAACGTCACGTTTTCCGTCGGCGAAGCGAAATGGATCGACTTGCCTTCAAGCTGGTTTTCCTACTTCTCGAACGGTACCGCGAAGGGGATCGGTCTGTACACGTCCAATGACAGCGATGCTTACTACGCCGTGTTTGACGACAGCGCAAAGATAGAGATCACCTATGTCTGATGGAGGAGGTTGCCATGAAGTACGTCAGTTGTACGAGGGACGGTACCGTCGTAGAGGTGTTCGAAAACATCACCGAACCCGAATATGACGAAGAAAAGAATATAGTCCGATTTAAGGACAGTGCAGGAAATGGCGTCATGTTTTCCGGTATGGCGCTTTTTTTGTTTCTGCCTGACTCCGTTGCAATTGCCGAAGGGGACACGGTCACCCCCGAGCTACAGGCGCAGGACATTCGTCATGAGGTTGTGAAACAAGCGCTGCCATACAGACAGCAGATCGACCAAGATGAGACATTGGTTTATCTGTTTGAGACACTTCTCGCAAAGGGGGTGATCTGATGCACCCGTTGGCTCCGTCTTATGCCCGACTCATACTGGCGGGATTGAAGACGATCGATGATGTGCCTAATGTCGGTACACTTCGCCAGGATGTTCAAACATGTATTAATGAACAACAAACACAATCAGGGAGTGGGTGATACAACATGGAGACGACGTTTAAATTGTTTGTTGCCATGGGCGGCGCTGCCGCCTCTTTTTTATGGGGAGGGTGGTCATCGGCATTGCAAACACTACTTTTATTTGTCGCCCTCGATTACCTGACTGGATTCGCTGCAGCTTTTAAAGAGGGGATATTGGCGAGCCGGATCGGGTTTCAGGGAATCGCCATGAAGGTGGGAATTTTTGCGATCGTAGCCGTGGCCCATCAGGTGGATGTCATGTTGGGTGATGGCCATATTTTCCGGGATGGGACAGTTACGTTCTACGTTGCTAATGAAGCCCTCTCCATCATCGAAAATGCTGGGAGGTTGGGTCTGCCCATCCCGCCGAGGATTCAGCAGGCAGTGGAGATATTACGTGGAAAGGAGAGCGTTCGTAAATGAGCAAAGTTTTGATTTGCCTTGATCCTGGTCATGGAGGCCCTGATAGCGGGGCGGTGTCGAAATCTGGTTTGCGTGAAGCGGATGTGGCCTTGACTTTGGCCGAGAAAGTGAGCGCGGCTCTCGGGAAATATGACGGGGTTGCGGTCACGTTTACCCGCGACCGCAACAACAGCAAAAATTATCCTGCACCGCCTGAAGGCTTGCGGAAGCGGATCGCCTACGCGAACGCAAGCGGAGCGGATGCTTTTGTGTCTTTGCATTGCAACTCTGGAGGCGGCAAAGGTTTCGAGTCCTTTGTGGCTGGCAACTGTTCTGCCTTCTCCAAAAAAATGCAGGCTGTGTTGAATGAACACATCCTTGCGTACCTGAAAGGCTACGGCATTGGTGCACACGGAACCGCGGCCAAGGTTGACAGCCAATCGGCCCGTGGTCGGATCGGTGTGTTGCGTGACACCAAAATGCCTGCGGTGTTGCTGGAATGCTTGTTCATCGACAACCCGAATGAAGAAAAATTGTTGCGTGACGGGAATTTCCTTGATGGGTTGGCCCAATCGATCGCGGCAGGCGTGGCCTCCGCGTTTGGCCTGAAAAAGAAAGCGACACCCCAACCAGTTCAACCGCAAACGAAACCGATGCATCGTGTCATTGTAGACGGCAAACCGGTTATTGATTCCGCCTATAAAGATAAATTGTTGGCGGCGTTGGCGAAGGCGTTGGACAAGTACCAAGATAAAGTGGAGATTACCAGGAGGTAACAGAAAGGGGATTGGTGGAAGAGGTCCAATGATTTAGAATAGGATTTGACCAAGACAGACTGAGTCTAATAAAAACTTGGGCGGTGTTTTACTGCCCAGGTTTTTACATCTCATCTAAGAAAGGGGAGAAAAATGATGTTAAACCATAGTATTTTATTAAAGCAGCACATAAAGTTTGTTTTGTATTCTCAGATATCGGGCCTCGTGCAATTGAGACGTATTTCAAGTTTCAAGATTCCTACACGGAGCATAACTCGTCTAATAACGCTTAGCGTTAAACCTGACAAGAGGAAATTCGTCGTCATCTCGTTTCCATTTTGAGTGTAAATTTACGACGCATGATCCCACTTATTCCGCCTCCTCTTCATCCTCTAACAGCCATCCGGGAACTGGAGCAAACAGTGCCCAGAGAATCAGCAGACCCATCACCACAGGAAGCACCAACATTTCCATCATTCCATGCCCCCCTCACTCAAAATTGGTTCAACCGCCCAGGTAAGAAACGCCCCATTTTCACGCCCTTTTTTAGTCCTAACAACGATTTCCCCGCCGCCCGAGAAACTCAAAGGGTTTGACCTCCCGGTTCAGTTGGTCTTCCTCGGGAGGTATACACATTAATGGAATTGTATCCACAACTTCGTAGAGGCGGCCTAGTGTATAATACATTCCAATGCCGTATGAACCGCGGTAATACAAACGGACGATCTAACGAAAATGAGATCTTAACATCCACTTGGTTAGTGGATGTTTCTTTTACGATTTGGTTGTGCACAAAAAAATAATTCGTGGTAAAAAAGACATTTCCGAAACCGTTTCAAAACCTGGCAACCATAGTGATGATGTTGAAACAGATGGAGATAGTCTTCTTCGTTACGTATATACTCTCCACGATCAAACCAGGTCATAAAACGGTTGGAGAGTGGTTTATCGGAAAATAAGCAGGGCTCAATCACGATAATAGTTCCAGTTGGTTTTAAAATTCGTGTAAACTCCTCCATATAGAGATGGATCTCTTCTGAAGCAATATGATGTAAAACAGCGACGATCAAGATATAATCCATGCTTTTATCTTCAATAGGGAAATGATTATTTTGAAAAACATCAAAAGTGTACTCAGGATAAAGCTGTTTTGCAAAAGCAATACGTCGATGGTCAGGATCTAGGCCTATGTAACATTCAGAAGAAAAGATCGGGCAATTAGCTCCTGTACCTGAACCAAAATCAAGAATATGCCTTCCTTGAACAGGAAAGTGGTCTAAAATTAAATTATGAATATATTTTTTAGTAGACCATTTGGGACGAACCAGCCGATGGTATAGATATGGAGATAATTTGATGGTAATACCTGTTCACCTGCTTTCCTGTATAGATTTACAGCTAATCTTCCCCGGTTTTCCGAAAATATGTATCAAAAAACTTCTAGTGCCCTTACTGAGGAGGGATTACCATGGCTGACGTTGCAATAATCAGACCTGTAATCTGAGCTAGATCGGAAAAGACTAAACCCTGGTTGCAACAAGAGTTAGAAAAAAAGGGATACGAGGATATGGTGAACAGCAATGATTCGGGAGCATTTGGTGCATTGGTATTCAATCCATACTACTCCGCATTGTTCGCGGGCCTCCTGATAAAAAACAAATAAAGAGCACCTTTACAGAGAAAAGTGCTCTTATGATCGTTATTGCTGCTTATTGTTAGCGGATTGTTGATTTTGTCGACGAACTTCTTGAACGTTAGTTTCACTTGCAAATTCAGTTCCAAAATTTTGGGGAGCGCTCCCAGTTAAACCATAACCCTGAACGGCTTGGCTAGCACCAAGAGATGATTGAAGTTGTTGAACAATTTGCTGAATCTGGTTCAATTGTTGGGCGGCATTTTGCTCGCGTTGATCAAAGTTATTTACGGTGCTCCCTTGTTGAAACTGACGAGCATTTTGAAGTTCATTTTGTTCTAACTGTTGGGCAATTTGTCTGATTTGTTGTAAGGCTTGCTGTGCTTGTTGGGCAGCCGTGTCAATTCGACGATATGGCATTTTACTCACTCCTCATCTTAGTTTTAACCTAACCTTTTGGCCACGATAACTTTGTATTTATCGCCCACGGTTATCGATCGCGACCGCGCAGGCCCAAGAGTCCTAACAGACCGGCTAATCCAATCCATCCCCAGTCACGATCGTTATCCTGGGTACCTGTGGCAGTCCGCTGGATGTTGTTCATCATACCCCGGTTATTGTTGTCATTCACTTGAACAACTTGACTAGCCATTTCCGCCGAAACATGAGGAACCTGAAAAGCGAATGCGGTCAGCATTACGGTGGTCACAAACAATGCAAAGAACTTTTGCATGGTGATACCTTCCTTTCGGTTATGTTTGCTTTTAGATTCCCACCCTTAATGTTTTTTCATACAGATAATTTTGTATGGCTGTTTTAAATGTGATCTGAGGTTTATTTTTTGTTGAATCTTACATAATAAGCATATTGACGTTTTATTTCCCTCCTTAAAGTGGTCAAACAGACCATCTTTAATCCACTCAGTTCACCGACTCGACTGAGTGGTTTTTT
Proteins encoded in this window:
- a CDS encoding gamma-type small acid-soluble spore protein, which encodes MPYRRIDTAAQQAQQALQQIRQIAQQLEQNELQNARQFQQGSTVNNFDQREQNAAQQLNQIQQIVQQLQSSLGASQAVQGYGLTGSAPQNFGTEFASETNVQEVRRQNQQSANNKQQ
- a CDS encoding WGxxGxxG family protein, yielding MQKFFALFVTTVMLTAFAFQVPHVSAEMASQVVQVNDNNNRGMMNNIQRTATGTQDNDRDWGWIGLAGLLGLLGLRGRDR
- a CDS encoding class I SAM-dependent methyltransferase; this encodes MTIKLSPYLYHRLVRPKWSTKKYIHNLILDHFPVQGRHILDFGSGTGANCPIFSSECYIGLDPDHRRIAFAKQLYPEYTFDVFQNNHFPIEDKSMDYILIVAVLHHIASEEIHLYMEEFTRILKPTGTIIVIEPCLFSDKPLSNRFMTWFDRGEYIRNEEDYLHLFQHHHYGCQVLKRFRKCLFYHELFFCAQPNRKRNIH
- a CDS encoding CD1375 family protein, which translates into the protein MHPLAPSYARLILAGLKTIDDVPNVGTLRQDVQTCINEQQTQSGSG
- a CDS encoding phage tail spike protein, whose translation is MAKIPNLYILDRFEKAIGVLNPSLPNACPFFDDVRTERIQYAYLTYEFSVPGDHPAAHNLVVGNLIVYPFRPGAYNLFRIVNTEEDHSEERYIKRITCENAAVGDLISNIILPTKLSSYTLPQAISYLLQGTNWQAGEVELAGTQDIVFDDVATSLDALHQVMDKFGAEIEFVVQFNGLKVTNRLVHARLQRGRQLDKPFVYGLNLKGAKRKEDYTQLVTALYGIGSKDSAGNLLTFDTYNPTLSYPYEKPAGAKWVGDQDALQRWSKNGKHIFGIYKDDKATNAVELFNNTLAELMRRTRPQLTYEVDIALLPDDDIRLYDTILVKDTTFEPEMVLEARIVEVKESLTDPSKNQVTLGDYQPIQITPNDTIKEIQKQLRDTLDTAKRAAGTGAHVIANTPKPLANGDYANFNHSLTIQVTENVHLGYVSVFCDTAGQSGTVELRDGSGNAIEKRQFTNLVAGENRLKLDFLLRQEVGTYQLYGDFSGNTYRTTSGVSFPYDSGSFKVVGSSSTSGYWYHFYDISVGGPGVKGAYGQELRLGDIGSRYGKVVAYDSNGETIAIIDDTQVTFGTVVAESVQAPNVVTTGIPAGTTITYYVNANTGSDDNDGSSSAPLASVYAVINRLPRVFDGTVKIYLQSDIYEDIILSGFIGSGKIVIVMNGYTMTGSFICKSVKMRVELYGGTEYTSYLYGRINAKASENIGVIQIFESDYFYGSYLKVYGNSNCTGVVTTYDNSFAYYANCEFYNANSACVYSGYGATTMLKSCVGSGATYGVMADYAGYIGWSTLIPDGAGNPIRAVNGGMVNPSSVGQGQSGSGTGGSTPTAPSVYTWDSTSGDSWRTVYNSWRGDGTVRQGDWQGYGLHTGIWLFSSGLSSTVTGKTIKRIRVYLKRLRGGNDKVTVTLRMHSYMSKPAGQPSVLSPTYNVTFSVGEAKWIDLPSSWFSYFSNGTAKGIGLYTSNDSDAYYAVFDDSAKIEITYV
- a CDS encoding phage holin family protein, yielding METTFKLFVAMGGAAASFLWGGWSSALQTLLLFVALDYLTGFAAAFKEGILASRIGFQGIAMKVGIFAIVAVAHQVDVMLGDGHIFRDGTVTFYVANEALSIIENAGRLGLPIPPRIQQAVEILRGKESVRK
- a CDS encoding N-acetylmuramoyl-L-alanine amidase; translation: MSKVLICLDPGHGGPDSGAVSKSGLREADVALTLAEKVSAALGKYDGVAVTFTRDRNNSKNYPAPPEGLRKRIAYANASGADAFVSLHCNSGGGKGFESFVAGNCSAFSKKMQAVLNEHILAYLKGYGIGAHGTAAKVDSQSARGRIGVLRDTKMPAVLLECLFIDNPNEEKLLRDGNFLDGLAQSIAAGVASAFGLKKKATPQPVQPQTKPMHRVIVDGKPVIDSAYKDKLLAALAKALDKYQDKVEITRR